In the Mycolicibacterium thermoresistibile genome, one interval contains:
- a CDS encoding NAD(P)H-dependent amine dehydrogenase family protein: MSAPIRIFQVATGNVGTEMIRRLQHRPDLELIGVHCYTPEKVGRDVGEIAGIGPIGVKATGTIDEIIAAEPDVLTFHGVFPDEDLYVKVLEAGIDIVTTADWITGWHRDTNHPHPSGKPVTELLAEACEKGGSTFYGTGMNPGLNQILGVVCSADVSEIENVTTIESVDVSCHHSKDTWVEVGYGLPVDDPEIPAKLEKYTRVFSDSVLMMADCFGLTLDEVTFSAELGACTRDVDLGWYQLPKGSLGGSYIKYQGMVDGVPRIETHLEWQMTPHTDPHWDIKGCYITQIKGDPCVYNKHMIFPKPGVDLSDPDSFASIGMTVTGLPALNAIRSVVAAPPGLLTSADVPLRGFAGRFTL, translated from the coding sequence ATGAGCGCACCGATCCGCATCTTCCAGGTGGCCACCGGCAACGTCGGCACCGAGATGATCAGACGGTTGCAGCACCGGCCCGACCTCGAACTCATCGGCGTGCACTGCTACACACCGGAGAAGGTCGGTCGCGACGTCGGGGAGATCGCCGGGATCGGTCCGATCGGGGTGAAGGCCACCGGCACGATCGACGAGATCATCGCCGCCGAACCGGATGTGCTGACCTTCCACGGTGTGTTCCCGGACGAGGACCTCTACGTCAAGGTGCTCGAAGCCGGCATCGACATCGTCACCACCGCCGACTGGATCACCGGCTGGCACCGCGACACCAACCATCCGCATCCGTCCGGTAAACCGGTCACCGAGCTGCTGGCCGAGGCGTGCGAGAAGGGCGGGTCGACGTTCTACGGCACCGGCATGAACCCCGGGCTGAATCAGATTCTGGGCGTGGTGTGTTCGGCGGACGTCTCCGAGATCGAGAACGTCACCACGATCGAGTCGGTCGACGTGTCCTGCCACCATTCGAAGGACACCTGGGTGGAGGTGGGCTACGGGCTGCCGGTCGACGATCCGGAGATCCCGGCGAAGCTCGAGAAGTACACCCGCGTCTTCTCCGACAGCGTGCTGATGATGGCCGACTGCTTCGGGTTGACGCTCGACGAGGTCACCTTCAGCGCCGAGCTGGGCGCCTGCACCCGCGACGTCGACCTCGGCTGGTATCAGCTGCCCAAGGGATCGCTGGGCGGCAGCTACATCAAATACCAGGGCATGGTCGACGGGGTGCCGCGCATCGAGACCCACCTGGAATGGCAGATGACCCCGCACACCGATCCGCACTGGGACATCAAGGGCTGCTACATCACTCAGATCAAGGGCGATCCGTGCGTCTACAACAAGCACATGATCTTCCCGAAACCCGGGGTGGACCTGTCGGATCCGGACTCGTTCGCCTCGATCGGCATGACCGTCACCGGGCTGCCTGCGCTGAACGCCATCCGGTCCGTCGTCGCGGCGCCCCCGGGGCTGCTCACCAGCGCCGACGTGCCGCTGCGCGGATTCGCCGGCCGGTTCACGCTGTAG
- a CDS encoding Rieske 2Fe-2S domain-containing protein, with protein sequence MAKPPLSMKPTGWFQVAWSDEVGIGEVRAMKYFGEEMVAWRSESGRVTVMNAYCEHLGAHLGFGGEVLGEVIQCPFHGWQWNAEGRNVCIPYQDRPNRGRRMKTYPVVERNESIYIWHDLLGREPFFDPPDVFASFGDGKTATDYHPQQRLYRQALELHPQYVLENGVDFAHFKFVHRTPIVPVFTRHDFTEPVSYVDFTITFEGDENQTIDDVDSGVEAINGGLGIAVTKSWGMVDNRTISAVTPVDESTCDVRFMVYIGRVPGRDDERAAAKAAEFGREVIRQFTQDIHIWSHQRYSDPPALATAEYEGFTAIRNWALQFYPDGKGGSAAELASVDQKGTHV encoded by the coding sequence ATGGCCAAACCCCCGTTGTCGATGAAACCCACGGGATGGTTCCAGGTCGCCTGGTCCGACGAGGTCGGAATCGGCGAGGTCCGCGCGATGAAGTACTTCGGCGAGGAGATGGTGGCCTGGCGCTCGGAGAGCGGCAGGGTGACCGTGATGAACGCCTACTGTGAGCACCTCGGCGCGCACCTCGGGTTCGGCGGAGAAGTGCTCGGCGAGGTGATCCAGTGCCCGTTCCACGGCTGGCAGTGGAACGCCGAGGGCCGCAACGTGTGCATCCCCTATCAGGATCGGCCCAACCGCGGCCGCCGGATGAAGACCTATCCGGTGGTGGAGCGCAACGAGTCCATCTACATCTGGCACGACCTGCTGGGCCGGGAACCGTTCTTCGACCCGCCCGACGTGTTCGCCTCCTTCGGCGACGGCAAGACCGCCACCGACTACCACCCTCAACAGCGGCTGTATCGCCAAGCCCTGGAACTGCATCCCCAGTACGTGCTGGAGAACGGCGTCGACTTCGCCCATTTCAAGTTCGTGCACAGGACCCCGATCGTGCCGGTGTTCACCCGGCACGATTTCACCGAACCGGTGTCCTACGTGGACTTCACCATCACGTTCGAGGGGGACGAGAACCAGACCATCGACGACGTCGACAGCGGGGTCGAGGCGATCAACGGCGGGCTGGGCATCGCCGTCACCAAGAGCTGGGGCATGGTCGACAACCGCACCATCTCGGCCGTCACCCCGGTCGACGAGTCGACCTGCGATGTGCGGTTCATGGTGTACATCGGCAGGGTGCCCGGCCGCGACGACGAACGGGCCGCCGCCAAGGCCGCCGAGTTCGGCCGGGAGGTCATCCGGCAGTTCACCCAGGACATCCACATCTGGTCGCATCAGCGCTACTCCGACCCGCCGGCGCTGGCGACCGCCGAATACGAGGGCTTCACCGCGATTCGCAACTGGGCGCTGCAGTTCTACCCGGACGGAAAAGGTGGAAGCGCAGCCGAACTCGCATCCGTCGATCAGAAAGGCACCCACGTATGA
- a CDS encoding TetR/AcrR family transcriptional regulator, protein MPGVSVLKSPGGPPGARPAEVPRRANRRGQATRENMLEAALAALATGDPGAVSANRIAKQIGVTWGAVKYQFGDIDGLWAAVLRRTAERRAGVIGRHDAGAPLRERVAGIIDMLYDGLTASDSRAIENLRAALPRDRAELERLYPRTAAELSSWGEGWLQTCQQAFADLDVDPERVAEVASFIPGAMRGITSERQLGTYIDLELARRGLTNAIVSYLEDRGPGEKSNQ, encoded by the coding sequence ATGCCGGGGGTGTCCGTGCTGAAGTCGCCTGGCGGGCCGCCCGGGGCCAGACCTGCGGAGGTTCCGCGCCGGGCGAACCGGCGCGGCCAGGCCACCCGGGAGAACATGCTGGAGGCCGCGCTCGCGGCGCTGGCCACCGGGGACCCGGGCGCGGTGTCGGCCAACCGGATCGCCAAACAGATCGGCGTCACCTGGGGCGCGGTGAAATACCAGTTCGGCGACATCGACGGACTGTGGGCGGCGGTGCTGCGCCGCACCGCCGAGCGGCGGGCCGGCGTCATCGGCCGGCACGACGCCGGCGCCCCGTTGCGGGAGCGGGTGGCCGGCATCATCGACATGCTCTACGACGGCCTGACCGCCAGCGACTCCCGCGCCATCGAGAATCTGCGGGCGGCGCTGCCCCGCGACCGCGCCGAGCTGGAACGGCTGTACCCGCGCACCGCGGCGGAACTGTCCTCGTGGGGTGAGGGCTGGCTGCAGACCTGTCAGCAGGCGTTCGCCGATCTCGACGTGGATCCCGAGCGGGTGGCCGAGGTCGCCTCGTTCATCCCCGGGGCGATGCGGGGTATCACCTCCGAGCGGCAACTCGGCACCTACATCGACCTCGAGTTGGCCCGTCGCGGCCTGACCAACGCCATCGTGAGCTACCTTGAAGACCGCGGCCCGGGCGAGAAAAGCAACCAGTAA
- the ttfA gene encoding trehalose monomycolate transport factor TtfA produces MVPLWFTLSALCFVSAAVLLYVDIDRRRGLSRRRKSWAKSHGFDYEPESTEIVKRWKRGVMSSVGDVAAKNVVLGQIRGEAVFIFDLDDVATVIALHRKIGTNVVMDLRLKGIKEPRENDIWLLGAIGPRMVYSTNLDAARRACDRRMVTFAHTAPDCAEIMWNEQNWTLVAMPVTSTRAQWDEGLRTVRQFNDLLRVLPPLPQPGQSGQPARRNAAPGRPLRPAPGRPDGPPAPNRPEMPVPARGDMPPPGRPDPGRYGGPRPDPGRRPPPARNGRPSAHYQR; encoded by the coding sequence ATGGTCCCGCTTTGGTTCACGCTGTCCGCACTCTGCTTCGTGAGTGCGGCGGTGCTGCTGTACGTGGACATCGACCGGCGACGCGGTCTGAGCCGACGCCGAAAGTCCTGGGCGAAGTCGCACGGATTCGACTACGAGCCGGAATCCACCGAGATCGTCAAACGCTGGAAACGCGGCGTGATGTCCAGCGTCGGCGACGTCGCCGCGAAGAACGTCGTCCTCGGCCAGATCCGGGGCGAGGCGGTGTTCATCTTCGATCTCGACGACGTCGCGACCGTGATCGCCCTGCACCGCAAGATCGGCACCAACGTGGTGATGGACCTGCGGTTGAAGGGCATCAAGGAGCCGCGGGAGAACGACATCTGGCTGCTCGGCGCGATCGGCCCGCGGATGGTGTACTCCACCAACCTCGACGCCGCCCGCCGGGCCTGTGACCGCCGCATGGTGACGTTCGCGCACACCGCCCCCGACTGCGCCGAGATCATGTGGAACGAGCAGAACTGGACGCTGGTGGCGATGCCGGTGACCAGCACCCGCGCCCAATGGGACGAGGGGTTGCGCACCGTGCGCCAGTTCAACGATCTGCTCCGGGTGCTGCCGCCCCTCCCACAGCCGGGTCAGTCCGGGCAGCCCGCCCGGCGCAACGCGGCCCCCGGCCGTCCGCTGCGCCCGGCGCCCGGCCGTCCGGACGGACCGCCGGCGCCCAACCGCCCGGAGATGCCGGTGCCGGCCCGGGGCGACATGCCCCCTCCCGGCCGGCCCGACCCGGGCCGCTACGGTGGCCCGCGTCCGGACCCGGGCCGGCGGCCGCCGCCCGCACGTAACGGTCGTCCCTCCGCGCACTATCAGCGCTAG
- a CDS encoding SDR family NAD(P)-dependent oxidoreductase, whose amino-acid sequence MPRPVALITGPTSGLGEGFARRYAADGHDLVLVARDVQRLEQLAAELRQSAGIDVEVLPADLAVAADRAKVADRLADGVQVLVNNAGFGTSGEFWTADPTLLQAQLDVNVTAVMHLTHAALPPMLDAHRGTIINVASVAGLLPGRGSTYSASKAWVIAFSEGLANGLTGTGVGIHVVCPGFVRTEFHQRAGIDMSGTPSILYLDVDDVVRTTVARVRKGDVVIVPGLQYKVLTTVGRLVPRKLVRALTKVVGKGRGRT is encoded by the coding sequence ATGCCACGTCCTGTCGCACTCATCACCGGACCCACGTCCGGCCTCGGCGAGGGTTTCGCCCGCCGGTACGCCGCCGACGGACACGATCTGGTGCTGGTGGCGCGCGATGTGCAGCGCCTGGAGCAGCTCGCCGCCGAACTTCGCCAGAGCGCCGGCATCGACGTCGAGGTGCTGCCCGCCGACCTGGCGGTGGCCGCGGACCGGGCCAAGGTCGCCGACCGGTTGGCGGACGGGGTGCAGGTGCTGGTGAACAACGCCGGGTTCGGCACGTCCGGGGAGTTCTGGACCGCGGATCCGACACTGCTGCAGGCGCAACTGGACGTCAACGTCACCGCGGTGATGCACCTGACCCACGCGGCGCTGCCCCCGATGCTCGACGCGCACCGGGGCACCATCATCAACGTCGCCAGTGTGGCCGGTCTGCTGCCCGGCCGGGGGTCGACGTACTCGGCGTCGAAGGCGTGGGTGATCGCGTTCAGCGAGGGCCTCGCCAACGGGCTGACCGGCACCGGGGTCGGCATCCACGTGGTGTGCCCGGGCTTCGTCCGCACCGAGTTCCACCAGCGCGCCGGAATCGACATGAGCGGCACCCCGTCGATCCTCTACCTCGACGTCGACGATGTCGTGCGCACCACGGTGGCCCGGGTGCGGAAGGGCGATGTCGTCATCGTCCCCGGCCTGCAGTACAAGGTGCTCACCACCGTCGGCCGGCTGGTTCCGCGAAAGCTGGTGCGCGCGTTGACGAAAGTTGTCGGCAAGGGCCGTGGCAGGACTTAG
- a CDS encoding TrmH family RNA methyltransferase — protein MLDHPEPDHPDPATAPGPTEWGQSPGVGPWDESRLGPVPDDPRYDPELLRDGDTRNVVDAYRYWTREAIIADIDTRRHPLHIAIENFGNDANIGSVVRTANAFAVHTVHIVGRRRWNRRGAMVTDRYQRLRHHDTTAALLSFAAEHDLTVVAVDNIPGAVRLEHTELPRHCLMIFGQEGPGITEDAKAGAAMTVSIAQFGSTRSINAAVAAGIAMHTWVRQHADLDRAW, from the coding sequence ATGCTTGACCACCCGGAGCCTGACCACCCGGACCCGGCGACGGCGCCCGGCCCCACCGAGTGGGGGCAGTCCCCCGGGGTGGGGCCGTGGGACGAGTCCCGGCTCGGCCCGGTCCCCGACGATCCCCGCTACGACCCGGAACTGTTGCGCGACGGCGATACCCGCAACGTCGTCGACGCCTACCGGTACTGGACCCGGGAGGCGATCATCGCCGACATCGACACGCGCCGGCACCCGCTGCACATCGCGATCGAGAACTTCGGCAACGACGCCAACATCGGCTCGGTGGTGCGCACCGCCAACGCGTTCGCGGTGCACACCGTGCACATCGTCGGCCGCCGGCGCTGGAACCGGCGCGGCGCCATGGTGACCGACCGCTACCAGCGGCTGCGCCACCACGACACCACCGCCGCGTTGCTGAGCTTCGCCGCCGAACACGACCTCACCGTCGTCGCCGTGGACAACATCCCGGGCGCGGTGCGGCTGGAACACACCGAACTGCCCCGGCACTGCCTGATGATCTTCGGGCAGGAGGGACCGGGTATCACCGAGGACGCGAAGGCCGGGGCGGCGATGACGGTGTCGATCGCCCAGTTCGGGTCCACCCGCAGCATCAACGCCGCGGTGGCCGCCGGAATCGCCATGCACACCTGGGTCCGCCAGCACGCCGACCTGGACCGGGCCTGGTGA
- a CDS encoding LuxR C-terminal-related transcriptional regulator — MTIAGDVPDSGSDETLAGHPGWASRPAAESDAARRYRETFADWGVDPTDDPMSVVSEAIDTRANEVRNALETCGDEEAIAALESVLDLCSLERELIEDGAQRRTFALLQVQEGLSKLRAVDDVATIVDRAPRELVESCGFDRAVLFRVHEGRMFMESAYFGEDRAGAEKMVAFAQSVAPPLDHMLLETQMIRRHAPAIVRDARNDPRVNRPIVEFSMTRSYVAAPVMPTGKVIGFLHADRLYSGRIVDEIDRDTVWAFAEGFGYAYERTVLLERMRRLQAEVRNALASADEAARALQDADLDLRKIEPQERSPAARSLAEVHTRVMAMLTRREIEVLRLMAAGRTNQQIADELVISAGTVKSHVKRVLRKLHATNRAEAASAYVRLASVPEVG; from the coding sequence ATGACCATCGCCGGCGACGTTCCCGACTCCGGATCGGACGAGACGTTGGCGGGCCACCCCGGCTGGGCTTCACGTCCAGCTGCGGAAAGCGATGCCGCCCGCCGCTACCGGGAGACGTTCGCGGATTGGGGTGTCGACCCCACCGACGATCCGATGTCCGTGGTTTCCGAGGCCATCGACACCCGAGCCAACGAGGTTCGCAACGCGTTGGAGACGTGCGGTGACGAAGAGGCGATCGCGGCGCTGGAGTCGGTGCTCGATCTGTGTTCGCTCGAACGGGAGTTGATCGAGGACGGCGCGCAACGACGCACCTTCGCGCTCCTGCAGGTTCAGGAGGGCCTGAGCAAGTTGCGGGCGGTCGACGACGTCGCGACGATCGTCGACCGGGCGCCACGAGAGTTGGTGGAGTCGTGCGGGTTTGACCGCGCCGTGCTGTTCCGCGTGCATGAGGGCCGGATGTTCATGGAGTCCGCGTACTTCGGCGAGGACCGCGCGGGCGCCGAGAAGATGGTCGCTTTCGCCCAATCGGTGGCGCCGCCGCTGGACCACATGCTGTTGGAGACGCAGATGATCCGCCGCCACGCCCCGGCGATCGTGCGCGATGCCCGCAACGACCCCCGGGTCAACCGGCCGATCGTCGAATTCTCGATGACCCGCTCCTATGTGGCGGCTCCGGTGATGCCGACGGGCAAGGTGATCGGCTTCCTGCACGCCGACCGTCTGTACTCGGGCCGGATCGTCGACGAGATCGACCGCGACACGGTGTGGGCGTTCGCGGAGGGCTTCGGGTATGCCTACGAACGCACCGTGCTGCTGGAACGGATGCGCCGACTCCAGGCGGAGGTGCGCAACGCGCTGGCCTCCGCGGACGAGGCGGCCCGGGCGTTACAGGACGCCGACCTGGACCTGCGCAAGATCGAACCGCAGGAGCGCAGCCCCGCCGCGCGGTCGTTGGCGGAGGTGCACACCAGGGTGATGGCGATGCTCACCCGCCGCGAGATCGAGGTGCTGCGGTTGATGGCGGCCGGACGCACGAACCAGCAGATCGCCGATGAACTGGTGATCTCAGCCGGGACGGTCAAGTCACACGTCAAGAGGGTGCTGCGCAAACTCCACGCGACCAACCGGGCCGAAGCCGCGTCCGCCTACGTGCGCCTGGCCAGCGTGCCCGAGGTCGGCTGA
- a CDS encoding cytochrome P450 gives MSSTTVSALEMLTTPQGIANPYPLYDQLRESSPVAGYRDWPPGTVPGADEPVTAWAMFRYDQVLEAARDSATFSSRDPLQEASSAPSLMLVNTDPPKHEVERKLVSQAFSPRRVRQLEPWLDDLIPQLLDDLGEGEVDVMDFAAEIPTRAMVRLLGLPEGDHVRFKKWANAFMLSSSLTPQERIASNEEMVATFATRLAEHSSRIAEQTPTDDIEDAEDLISALLRAEVDGQRLTPEEIVRFCVTLVVAGSETTTFLIGNLLHALAREPEIAARVRADRSLLTVFIEETMRLDGPPQRLFRIATRDVEVGGKLIREGEWVALFFGSANRDPAVFPDPNRLDIDRPNLRKQLSFGTGLHFCLGSSLARLEVTAMLNAVLDRYQHIGLCDDPGTKQTASLLTHAYVRLPLELS, from the coding sequence ATGTCATCCACCACTGTTTCCGCGCTCGAAATGCTCACCACACCACAGGGCATCGCGAACCCGTATCCGCTGTACGACCAGTTGCGCGAATCCTCCCCGGTTGCGGGCTACCGGGACTGGCCGCCGGGAACCGTGCCGGGAGCCGATGAACCCGTGACGGCGTGGGCGATGTTCCGCTACGACCAGGTCTTGGAGGCCGCCCGCGACAGCGCCACCTTCTCGTCGCGTGATCCGCTGCAGGAAGCCTCCTCGGCGCCCAGCCTGATGCTGGTCAACACTGATCCACCCAAACACGAGGTGGAGCGAAAGTTGGTCTCGCAGGCCTTCTCTCCCCGCCGGGTGAGGCAGCTGGAACCCTGGCTCGACGACTTGATCCCGCAGCTGCTCGACGACCTCGGTGAGGGCGAGGTCGACGTGATGGATTTCGCCGCCGAGATTCCCACCAGGGCCATGGTGCGGCTGTTGGGCCTGCCCGAAGGCGACCACGTCCGATTCAAGAAGTGGGCCAACGCATTCATGCTGAGCTCATCGCTGACGCCGCAGGAGCGCATCGCGAGCAACGAGGAGATGGTTGCGACGTTCGCCACCCGGCTCGCCGAGCACAGCTCCCGGATCGCGGAGCAGACACCCACCGATGACATCGAGGACGCCGAAGACCTCATCTCGGCGTTGCTGCGCGCCGAGGTCGACGGCCAGCGGCTGACGCCCGAGGAGATCGTCCGGTTCTGTGTCACGCTGGTGGTCGCAGGTAGTGAGACCACGACGTTTCTGATCGGAAACCTGTTACACGCCCTGGCCCGTGAACCCGAGATCGCCGCCCGGGTCCGTGCGGACCGGTCGCTGCTGACGGTCTTCATCGAGGAGACGATGCGGCTCGACGGACCCCCGCAACGGCTGTTCCGGATCGCCACCCGCGATGTGGAAGTCGGGGGCAAGCTGATCCGGGAGGGAGAGTGGGTGGCGCTGTTCTTCGGCTCGGCCAACCGCGATCCCGCGGTGTTCCCCGACCCGAACCGGCTCGACATCGATCGGCCGAACCTGCGCAAACAGCTCTCCTTCGGCACCGGATTGCACTTCTGTCTGGGTTCCTCGCTGGCCCGCCTGGAGGTCACCGCGATGTTGAACGCGGTGCTGGACCGCTACCAGCACATCGGCCTGTGCGACGACCCCGGCACCAAACAGACCGCCAGTCTGCTCACCCACGCGTATGTCCGCCTACCCCTGGAGCTGTCATGA
- a CDS encoding nuclear transport factor 2 family protein, translated as MTVIKNTAGPGAHDTGARNTEARNIEATKAIYAAVPAGDLDTALQYMDPDVRITYYGTETIPYAGDYHGITEAISFFATVGQHIQIVEMEPWRYIAQGDDLAVWGRQRFRRLATGYEWQSEFAHIITLRDGRWLYFRDFMNSALTQEAFSR; from the coding sequence ATGACCGTCATCAAGAACACTGCCGGCCCCGGAGCGCACGACACCGGAGCCCGCAACACCGAAGCCCGCAACATCGAAGCCACGAAAGCCATCTACGCCGCGGTGCCCGCGGGTGACCTCGACACCGCGCTGCAATACATGGATCCCGACGTGCGGATCACCTACTACGGCACCGAGACGATCCCGTACGCCGGGGACTACCACGGCATCACCGAGGCGATCTCCTTCTTCGCCACTGTCGGTCAGCACATCCAGATCGTCGAGATGGAGCCGTGGAGATACATCGCGCAGGGAGACGACCTCGCGGTGTGGGGACGACAGCGATTCCGCAGGCTCGCAACCGGATACGAGTGGCAATCGGAGTTCGCGCACATCATCACGCTGCGTGACGGGCGCTGGCTGTACTTCCGCGACTTCATGAACTCCGCACTGACCCAAGAGGCGTTCAGCCGATGA
- a CDS encoding ferredoxin, translated as MKISADRDICMSAGMCVMTAECFFDQDEHGVVVITSEEVPREQQDRVRLAVRLCPSGALQEL; from the coding sequence ATGAAGATCTCCGCCGATCGCGACATCTGTATGTCCGCCGGCATGTGCGTGATGACCGCCGAGTGCTTCTTCGACCAGGACGAGCACGGCGTCGTCGTCATCACATCCGAGGAGGTGCCCAGGGAGCAGCAGGACCGCGTCCGGCTCGCCGTCAGGCTGTGTCCTTCGGGTGCGCTGCAGGAGTTGTGA
- a CDS encoding MlaE family ABC transporter permease encodes MVLAPQPVTEPVRAVGGFFAMSLDTFVQMFRPPFAWREYVHQSWFVARVSVVPALLLTMPYSVLLVFTFNVLLAEFGAADYSGTGAAIGTVNQIGPIVTVLVVSGAGATAMCADLGARTIREELDALRVMGINPIQALVVPRVLAATTVSLALASTVILVGLVGAFFFVVYVQHVSAGAFVTGLTLMTGAADVIVSLVKATLFGMAAGLIACYKGISVGGGPAGVGNAVNETVVFSFMVLFAINIVVTAVGIQFTV; translated from the coding sequence ATGGTGTTAGCCCCGCAGCCGGTGACCGAACCGGTCCGGGCGGTCGGCGGGTTCTTCGCGATGTCGTTGGACACGTTTGTGCAGATGTTCCGGCCGCCGTTCGCCTGGCGGGAGTACGTGCACCAGAGCTGGTTCGTGGCGCGGGTGTCGGTGGTGCCGGCGCTGCTGTTGACGATGCCGTACTCGGTGTTGTTGGTGTTCACGTTCAATGTGCTGCTGGCCGAATTCGGCGCCGCCGACTATTCGGGCACCGGTGCTGCGATCGGGACGGTCAACCAGATCGGCCCCATCGTCACGGTGTTGGTGGTGTCGGGGGCGGGTGCGACCGCGATGTGCGCGGACCTCGGCGCCCGGACCATCCGCGAGGAATTGGACGCATTGCGTGTGATGGGCATCAATCCGATTCAGGCACTGGTGGTTCCGCGCGTACTGGCGGCGACCACCGTCTCCCTGGCGCTGGCGTCAACGGTGATTCTGGTGGGTCTGGTCGGGGCGTTCTTCTTCGTGGTGTACGTACAGCATGTCTCGGCGGGTGCGTTCGTCACCGGGTTGACGCTGATGACCGGGGCGGCCGATGTGATCGTGTCGCTGGTCAAGGCGACGCTGTTCGGCATGGCGGCCGGGCTGATCGCCTGCTACAAGGGGATCTCCGTCGGGGGTGGTCCGGCGGGGGTCGGTAACGCGGTGAATGAGACCGTGGTGTTCTCGTTCATGGTGCTGTTCGCGATCAACATCGTCGTGACAGCCGTCGGCATCCAGTTCACAGTCTGA
- a CDS encoding ABC transporter permease: MAGVVTVGGPSRPLPRLRNVWGGLVRAWNRIGRQTEFYWRTVVAVPDALMHYRAELIRLIAGMGLGTGALAIVGGTVAIVGFLTITTGGLVAVQGYNQLASVGFEALTGFASAFFNVRLIVPGTTAVALSATIGAGATAQIGAMRINEEIDALEVIGIRSVTYLASTRVLAGVIVVVPLYCVAMIMAFLSARTGTTVIYGQGSGVYDHYFNTFLNPTDLIWSFFQVVALAVVIMLVHTFYGYTASGGPAGVGEAVGRAVRTSMIVAAVVIIFISLAAYGQTGNFVLAG, from the coding sequence ATGGCCGGCGTCGTCACGGTCGGTGGGCCGAGCAGACCCCTCCCACGGCTGCGGAACGTGTGGGGCGGTCTCGTCCGTGCGTGGAACCGGATCGGCAGGCAGACGGAGTTCTACTGGCGGACCGTCGTCGCGGTTCCGGATGCGCTCATGCACTACCGCGCTGAGCTGATCCGCCTGATCGCCGGAATGGGGTTGGGTACCGGTGCGCTGGCGATCGTCGGCGGCACCGTGGCGATCGTCGGGTTCCTGACGATCACCACCGGTGGGTTGGTGGCGGTCCAGGGCTACAACCAGCTGGCGTCGGTGGGTTTCGAGGCGTTGACCGGTTTCGCGTCGGCGTTCTTCAACGTCCGGCTGATCGTGCCGGGAACCACGGCGGTCGCCCTGTCGGCGACCATCGGCGCCGGCGCGACCGCCCAGATCGGTGCGATGCGGATCAACGAGGAGATCGACGCCTTGGAGGTCATCGGTATCCGCAGCGTCACCTACCTGGCCTCCACACGGGTGCTGGCCGGGGTGATCGTGGTGGTTCCGCTGTACTGCGTCGCGATGATCATGGCGTTCCTGTCCGCCCGCACCGGCACGACGGTGATCTACGGACAGGGTTCCGGGGTGTACGACCACTACTTCAACACCTTCCTGAACCCGACCGATCTGATCTGGTCGTTCTTCCAGGTGGTGGCGCTCGCGGTGGTGATCATGCTGGTGCACACCTTCTACGGCTACACCGCGTCCGGGGGGCCGGCGGGGGTGGGTGAGGCGGTCGGCCGGGCGGTGCGGACCTCGATGATCGTTGCGGCCGTGGTGATCATCTTCATCTCCCTGGCCGCGTACGGGCAGACCGGCAACTTCGTTCTGGCGGGATAG